From one Caldisericota bacterium genomic stretch:
- a CDS encoding FecR domain-containing protein: MRISIFCWVMIVLLVLPASSAVAENAGDDKTGGDPFTGTWYGRLSGEGLRTIPKFGEFRTGFRMEFYDVKLRDVDLLLRGYCHDIAGSAIVRYSQPVFKGLGRCTFKLENRIVVGKISGPDAHLGRRTLYIDFRPFRPGGTYIYYPPKGPPMPPDEIKYNNFGFDLIPSSTNGGSAMGPVWMWSEGVPDKINVEVADGGETLRLRKNTSWNFKGLEAKWEIEGVLHKVDDESYDFPEEVPPDEKISTDKHTRKKVNIPGVGEVIAGPESEFKIESSSGGKTTLEQFKGDLMHRVKEVAEEGRSFEVLTPQCVSSVRGTTFLTSVREGETVVVVFDGSVEVSDKDGGNSLTVRKGQMVVVEEGTFP, translated from the coding sequence ATGAGAATCAGTATATTTTGTTGGGTTATGATAGTTTTGTTAGTTCTTCCCGCATCTTCGGCGGTTGCAGAAAATGCTGGAGATGATAAAACCGGTGGCGATCCCTTCACGGGAACCTGGTATGGCCGGTTGTCCGGAGAGGGTCTAAGGACCATACCCAAATTTGGGGAATTTCGGACCGGGTTCAGGATGGAATTCTACGACGTAAAATTGAGGGATGTGGACCTCCTTCTGCGGGGATATTGCCATGATATCGCCGGTTCAGCCATAGTGCGTTACTCTCAACCTGTCTTTAAGGGGCTGGGGAGATGCACTTTCAAGTTGGAAAACCGAATCGTTGTCGGGAAGATATCTGGTCCGGACGCTCACCTGGGGCGTCGGACATTGTATATCGATTTTAGGCCTTTCAGGCCAGGAGGGACCTATATTTACTACCCGCCAAAAGGACCTCCAATGCCACCTGATGAGATCAAGTACAACAATTTCGGTTTTGACCTAATTCCATCGTCAACGAACGGCGGGAGCGCAATGGGTCCTGTGTGGATGTGGAGTGAGGGTGTTCCGGATAAGATCAATGTCGAAGTCGCTGATGGCGGCGAGACTTTGCGCCTTCGTAAGAATACAAGCTGGAATTTTAAAGGCCTCGAAGCTAAGTGGGAAATCGAAGGCGTTCTGCACAAGGTTGATGATGAAAGCTACGATTTCCCCGAGGAAGTCCCGCCCGATGAGAAGATTTCGACCGACAAACATACCCGGAAGAAGGTCAATATCCCCGGGGTGGGTGAGGTGATAGCCGGCCCGGAGTCGGAGTTCAAGATAGAATCCAGCAGCGGCGGAAAAACCACTCTCGAACAGTTTAAGGGAGACTTGATGCACAGGGTAAAGGAGGTGGCGGAAGAAGGCCGCTCTTTTGAGGTCCTAACTCCTCAATGTGTCAGTTCGGTTAGAGGGACCACTTTTCTCACAAGCGTCCGTGAGGGGGAGACGGTTGTGGTAGTTTTCGATGGTTCGGTGGAGGTTTCCGATAAAGATGGGGGGAATTCCCTGACAGTTCGGAAGGGTCAAATGGTTGTCGTTGAAGAAGGAACGTTTCCG